In bacterium, a genomic segment contains:
- a CDS encoding PilZ domain-containing protein, which yields MGDLLILLVSKDSFADYICNYLLMDGHYVDIVENVEAAEFMVQVRKYDLLILSSNVKREEEVAITRQMQRLDPSLKLLFLFRLLTQKAIEISQQEKPNACPIKTLILECLPVLIKEIQLTKEFESDSPPNTMPNDRRKEIRASTKILVKYHFSDIYDSFQEEMISKGMDLSKDGIKLVVNDSTRILPYVTLNILLPFSADPIHILGEIKWARGHLRFPWKDVGVKFFNIKTEDIHRITDYINLAFRKPFIH from the coding sequence ATGGGGGATCTGTTAATTTTACTGGTTAGTAAAGATTCCTTCGCGGATTACATTTGCAACTATCTGCTCATGGATGGGCACTATGTTGATATTGTCGAGAATGTCGAGGCGGCGGAGTTTATGGTCCAGGTCCGCAAGTACGATCTCCTCATCCTCAGCTCCAATGTCAAAAGAGAGGAAGAGGTGGCGATTACCAGGCAGATGCAACGACTTGACCCCTCACTTAAACTTCTTTTTCTCTTTCGGCTGCTGACGCAGAAGGCCATAGAAATCTCTCAGCAGGAGAAGCCGAATGCCTGCCCGATAAAAACGCTTATCCTGGAGTGTCTTCCTGTCCTGATCAAAGAGATTCAGCTTACGAAAGAATTTGAGAGCGATTCACCGCCCAATACTATGCCCAATGATCGAAGGAAAGAGATCAGAGCATCGACGAAAATCCTGGTTAAGTATCATTTCAGCGACATCTACGACAGCTTTCAGGAGGAGATGATTTCCAAGGGGATGGATTTGAGCAAGGACGGCATTAAGCTGGTAGTAAATGATTCGACCAGGATACTCCCCTATGTTACGCTGAATATCCTGCTCCCCTTTTCCGCAGACCCGATCCATATTCTGGGAGAAATCAAATGGGCCAGGGGGCACCTGCGCTTCCCCTGGAAGGACGTAGGAGTCAAATTTTTTAATATTAAAACCGAAGATATCCATCGAATTACGGATTATATCAATCTTGCTTTCCGCAAACCCTTCATCCACTGA
- a CDS encoding sigma 54-interacting transcriptional regulator, which produces MAIQYQCDEVSNILGKSEKIREICRLIGVVAKTKATVLVQGESGTGKELVANAIHAHSLRANKPFIKVNCAALSDTLLESELFGHRKGSFTGAFESRKGRFELADGGTILLDEIGNMSFPGQAKLLRVLQEDEIVPVGVSTPIKVDVRVIATTNVMLKKASENGAFREDLYYRLSVVTIFLPPLRERKEDIPILVNRFIQLDHCRANRKVKRVSTEAMDILVSYNWPGNIRELKNVVENAVIMESSDTIQVQSLPHYLLTENRQKTIPPEHEFNLKMQLKTYERQLILKALNKANWVKTRASKLLGIDQRNLSYFIKKHHILDPEERKRARGSLSNSSIDSMK; this is translated from the coding sequence ATGGCGATTCAGTACCAATGCGATGAGGTTTCCAATATCCTGGGGAAAAGCGAGAAGATCCGAGAAATTTGCCGGTTGATTGGAGTGGTTGCCAAGACCAAGGCTACGGTTTTGGTACAAGGAGAGAGTGGAACAGGAAAGGAACTGGTAGCCAACGCCATCCACGCTCACAGCCTGCGGGCTAACAAGCCATTCATCAAAGTGAATTGTGCGGCTCTCAGCGACACCCTTCTGGAAAGTGAACTCTTTGGTCATAGGAAAGGGTCTTTTACTGGTGCTTTTGAGAGTCGAAAGGGCAGATTTGAACTGGCTGACGGTGGAACCATTCTTCTGGACGAAATCGGGAATATGTCGTTCCCCGGACAGGCCAAGTTGCTGAGGGTCCTGCAGGAGGATGAAATTGTCCCGGTTGGTGTATCAACTCCGATCAAAGTGGATGTCCGTGTCATTGCCACGACAAATGTTATGCTGAAAAAAGCTTCGGAAAACGGCGCGTTCCGGGAAGATCTCTATTACCGGCTGAGTGTGGTCACTATTTTTCTGCCTCCACTTCGCGAACGCAAAGAGGATATCCCGATACTGGTAAACCGGTTCATTCAACTGGATCATTGCCGGGCAAATCGGAAGGTCAAAAGAGTTTCCACCGAGGCAATGGACATCCTTGTGTCCTACAATTGGCCGGGAAATATCCGTGAATTGAAGAATGTGGTTGAAAACGCCGTTATTATGGAAAGCAGCGATACCATTCAGGTCCAATCCCTGCCTCATTATCTGCTCACGGAAAATCGGCAGAAAACGATACCTCCTGAACATGAGTTTAATTTGAAGATGCAGTTGAAGACCTACGAACGGCAGCTCATTCTCAAGGCCCTGAATAAGGCCAATTGGGTAAAGACCCGGGCTTCCAAACTATTGGGGATCGATCAACGCAATCTCAGCTACTTTATCAAAAAACACCATATTCTCGATCCTGAAGAAAGAAAACGGGCCAGGGGAAGTCTGAGCAACTCTTCCATAGATTCTATGAAGTGA
- a CDS encoding 50S ribosomal protein L11 methyltransferase yields MKWLQLTVPISGEIEDACVNRVQELGATAVFTDSLPDSSLSLVHGIFPLDADQSWILQSMQVYLSSLRDLGFDVPDHESTLREIDEDEYLYQWKEFFQPIHFADTLVVEPVWDQGHARTGEKAIIIDPGMAFGTGQHFTTRFCLQWICEHRERLGSLIDIGCGSGILSIAASILGVKRVVALDHDFAAVQAAKICLELNKVRNKIFLITADVLSLPLKGSFDAVIANLHTPLLLQARESLESLLNPGASLVLTGIGYARQQEILDRYSGLHLREMHDDPHKEWVGIWYVK; encoded by the coding sequence ATGAAATGGTTACAGTTAACAGTACCGATTTCCGGTGAGATTGAAGATGCCTGTGTTAACCGGGTACAGGAGCTGGGGGCTACGGCGGTGTTTACCGATTCCCTGCCTGACAGTTCACTGTCCCTTGTGCATGGAATATTTCCCCTTGATGCCGATCAGTCATGGATTCTGCAGTCCATGCAGGTCTATCTATCCTCTTTGCGGGACCTGGGGTTTGATGTTCCCGATCATGAGTCTACCCTCCGGGAGATTGACGAGGATGAATATCTCTACCAGTGGAAAGAATTTTTTCAGCCGATTCACTTCGCCGATACCCTGGTTGTCGAACCTGTCTGGGACCAGGGCCATGCCCGGACAGGAGAAAAGGCAATCATAATCGATCCGGGCATGGCTTTTGGTACAGGACAGCACTTCACTACCCGGTTCTGTCTTCAGTGGATTTGTGAGCACAGGGAGCGGCTTGGCAGCCTTATCGATATCGGCTGCGGGTCGGGAATCCTGTCCATTGCCGCATCAATACTGGGAGTAAAGCGAGTCGTAGCCCTGGATCATGATTTTGCGGCCGTGCAGGCGGCGAAGATATGCCTTGAGCTCAACAAGGTCCGGAACAAAATCTTCCTGATCACAGCCGATGTTCTGTCCCTCCCGCTCAAGGGCAGTTTTGATGCCGTAATCGCCAATCTCCATACACCCCTTTTACTCCAGGCCAGAGAGTCGCTGGAATCGCTCCTCAATCCCGGAGCATCTCTTGTCCTGACAGGTATTGGATATGCCAGACAGCAGGAAATCCTCGACCGGTATTCGGGCCTTCACCTCCGGGAAATGCATGATGATCCGCACAAGGAGTGGGTGGGGATATGGTATGTTAAGTGA
- a CDS encoding RNA methyltransferase translates to MLAENIAFVLVSPKNSGNVGAVARALKNMGFRDLRLVNPRPVNWLDAIQMACGAEDLIEQARVEASLEGALSDITWVVGTTARRRRYAKTVSSPQDIARTVVSLSQENRIAFLFGSEKYGLTTQEMSFCHQAVTIPTQEDFCSLNLSQAVMVVAWELFKVFQEGCHHRSNTQPHQPRMASQDDLQGFFLHLEQVLTEIGFITEENSRHMMLSLKEMIRRKAVTGREVRILRGILRQVQHSRGTSTSRHA, encoded by the coding sequence ATGCTTGCGGAAAATATTGCCTTTGTGCTGGTTTCGCCCAAAAATTCCGGCAATGTCGGAGCCGTGGCCAGGGCACTCAAGAATATGGGGTTCCGGGATTTGCGGCTGGTCAACCCCCGCCCTGTGAACTGGCTTGATGCTATTCAGATGGCCTGCGGAGCGGAGGACCTGATCGAGCAGGCACGAGTAGAGGCCAGTCTGGAGGGGGCCCTTTCAGACATTACCTGGGTTGTGGGCACTACTGCCCGCAGAAGGCGGTATGCGAAGACCGTCTCCTCTCCCCAGGATATTGCCCGGACCGTTGTTTCCCTGAGTCAGGAGAACAGGATAGCTTTTCTCTTCGGATCGGAAAAATACGGATTGACCACGCAGGAGATGAGCTTCTGCCACCAGGCGGTCACGATCCCCACCCAGGAGGATTTTTGCTCGCTGAACCTTTCTCAGGCGGTCATGGTTGTAGCCTGGGAGCTTTTCAAGGTTTTTCAGGAAGGCTGTCATCATCGGTCTAACACCCAGCCGCATCAGCCGAGAATGGCTTCCCAGGATGATCTTCAGGGCTTTTTCCTTCACCTTGAGCAGGTCCTGACGGAGATTGGATTTATAACCGAGGAAAATTCCCGCCACATGATGCTGTCACTCAAGGAAATGATCCGCCGGAAAGCCGTCACCGGCAGGGAAGTAAGAATCCTGCGGGGGATACTGCGGCAGGTCCAGCACTCAAGGGGCACGTCAACCAGCCGCCATGCCTGA
- a CDS encoding 16S rRNA (uracil(1498)-N(3))-methyltransferase produces MPEPADNMNRGESRIILACDIQLDRDYELTGPSRKALQLWEPRRGEIITVMDAGLHSYRARIFDLSAEGARIHVFARGDGPVGTGREIILHQALPERERMEWIIQKATELGVSAIAPFKSARSTSLEERESRQKKAHCWPRIALRAAKQCRRPDIPYLFPLCTFQESLHQARQSGLRILLWEKQEAGLTPADLLRRPCGSGGISVMVGPEGGFTEDEVTLARQEGFETLHLGPRILRTETASLALLSILQFVLGDF; encoded by the coding sequence ATGCCTGAGCCAGCCGACAACATGAATAGAGGGGAATCCCGAATCATTCTGGCTTGTGACATCCAATTGGACCGCGACTACGAGTTGACCGGCCCTTCCCGAAAGGCGTTGCAACTGTGGGAGCCGCGCAGGGGGGAAATCATCACGGTCATGGATGCGGGTCTGCACAGTTACCGTGCCCGGATTTTCGACCTGTCGGCTGAAGGGGCCAGAATTCACGTTTTTGCCAGAGGGGATGGCCCTGTCGGGACCGGGAGGGAAATTATCCTCCACCAGGCCCTGCCCGAAAGGGAGCGGATGGAATGGATCATTCAGAAAGCCACCGAGCTTGGGGTTTCTGCCATCGCCCCATTCAAATCGGCGCGGTCCACCTCGCTGGAGGAGAGGGAAAGCAGGCAAAAGAAAGCTCACTGCTGGCCCCGCATAGCCCTGCGGGCTGCCAAGCAGTGCCGCAGGCCCGACATCCCTTATCTCTTCCCTTTGTGCACCTTTCAGGAATCTTTGCACCAGGCACGGCAAAGCGGCCTCCGGATACTCCTGTGGGAAAAGCAGGAAGCAGGACTGACTCCGGCCGATCTCTTGAGACGGCCATGTGGCAGCGGAGGAATATCTGTCATGGTCGGTCCTGAAGGGGGGTTTACCGAGGATGAAGTCACTTTGGCCAGACAGGAAGGGTTTGAAACCCTTCACCTTGGTCCCCGCATTTTGAGAACGGAAACAGCGTCCCTGGCCCTTCTCAGCATCCTTCAGTTTGTGTTGGGTGATTTTTGA
- a CDS encoding HIT domain-containing protein, whose product MEKIWAPWRMQYILSEKKSGCIFCEKAQESEDRGNYILFRDTLGFVIMNIFPYNNGHLMIAPYRHAASLEELSSEELFQIMTLTKKSVACLQEAMKADGYNIGMNVGAVAGAGIADHLHLHIVPRWCGDTNFMPVLADIKVLPQHLDTTYDILKPLFR is encoded by the coding sequence ATGGAAAAAATCTGGGCTCCGTGGAGGATGCAGTATATTCTTTCCGAGAAGAAAAGTGGCTGTATATTTTGTGAAAAAGCACAAGAGAGCGAAGACAGGGGAAATTATATTTTATTTCGTGATACGCTCGGATTCGTTATCATGAACATTTTCCCGTATAATAACGGGCATCTCATGATAGCTCCGTATCGTCATGCAGCCAGTCTGGAAGAGTTATCTTCGGAAGAGCTTTTCCAGATCATGACGTTGACCAAAAAGAGCGTGGCCTGTTTGCAGGAGGCCATGAAGGCTGATGGATATAATATTGGCATGAATGTCGGGGCCGTGGCCGGGGCCGGAATTGCCGATCACCTTCACCTCCACATCGTACCCAGATGGTGCGGAGATACCAATTTCATGCCGGTTTTAGCGGATATCAAGGTGCTGCCTCAGCATCTGGATACCACCTATGATATCCTGAAACCTCTCTTTCGATAA
- a CDS encoding lipopolysaccharide assembly protein LapA domain-containing protein, whose amino-acid sequence MHIIKILLVVVIVIVSVDFVRQNDWIVRQGYQIQYYRYQTIEIPVILLLLGSLFFGALMVSIPSFVKNFNLKRTLKAERRRCAQMERELNSLRNLPLTDEKAIERIGKDT is encoded by the coding sequence ATGCATATTATTAAAATATTGCTGGTTGTGGTTATAGTTATCGTCAGTGTCGATTTTGTCAGGCAAAATGACTGGATTGTCAGGCAGGGTTATCAAATCCAGTATTATCGGTATCAAACCATAGAGATCCCGGTGATTCTCCTGCTTCTGGGCAGTCTCTTTTTTGGTGCCTTGATGGTGAGCATACCTTCATTCGTCAAGAACTTTAACCTGAAGAGGACCTTGAAAGCGGAGCGCCGAAGATGTGCCCAGATGGAAAGGGAACTGAATTCCCTCCGGAACTTGCCGCTTACCGATGAAAAGGCCATTGAACGAATTGGAAAGGACACTTGA
- a CDS encoding tetratricopeptide repeat protein: protein MHNVSIYFTAAISLALGAWLGWTIAKKPSPEKKTGQNDRDAYIRGLKYIISNQPDKAIAEFTRAVQVDSNTIEIYQDLGNLFRERGEVGRATQIHQSILLRPSLDREFRISALMNLGLDYQKGGFIDRAIKVYQEVLEHDEDNLQAYRLLEELYEEGKDWENAYQMEKQIQKLAGASSNYSRIAHLMTEMGKVAYQKNDYTQAIKKLKEAISLDKDCTEAYLILGDIYLAEDKPAKAIAIFNKIISSDQYQHSFGVHKLLEKAYLQKGRFESIESVYQEILTRRPQDTRTRAILADYYYKKGLIPRAIEELQEGLKVCPESLTLRSTLAEMLIRDNRQDEALREYQHLIEQIMDKNEVFSCQKCGYQSSQIQWKCPQCKEWDSYVAHQI, encoded by the coding sequence ATGCACAATGTATCTATCTACTTCACGGCTGCCATCTCCCTGGCTCTTGGAGCCTGGCTGGGGTGGACCATAGCTAAAAAGCCATCGCCGGAAAAAAAGACCGGCCAGAACGATCGCGACGCCTATATCCGGGGACTCAAATACATCATTTCCAATCAACCGGATAAGGCCATTGCCGAATTCACCAGGGCGGTTCAGGTCGATTCAAATACCATTGAAATTTACCAGGATCTGGGCAACCTGTTTCGGGAGCGGGGAGAGGTCGGACGGGCGACTCAGATTCACCAGAGTATTCTCTTACGGCCTTCACTGGACAGGGAATTCCGGATATCCGCTCTCATGAACCTGGGACTTGACTACCAGAAAGGCGGGTTTATCGACCGCGCAATCAAGGTTTATCAGGAAGTCCTGGAGCATGACGAGGATAACCTGCAGGCCTACCGGCTGCTGGAAGAGCTGTACGAGGAAGGAAAAGACTGGGAAAACGCATACCAGATGGAAAAACAGATTCAGAAACTTGCAGGAGCTTCCAGTAATTACTCCCGGATAGCACACCTTATGACTGAAATGGGTAAGGTGGCTTATCAGAAAAACGACTATACTCAGGCCATCAAAAAACTGAAAGAAGCAATCAGCCTGGACAAAGACTGCACCGAGGCATATCTTATCCTGGGAGACATTTATCTGGCCGAGGATAAACCAGCCAAGGCGATTGCCATTTTCAATAAAATCATCTCCTCGGATCAGTACCAGCATTCCTTCGGCGTGCACAAGCTGCTGGAAAAGGCTTATCTCCAGAAGGGAAGATTTGAGAGCATAGAATCAGTTTACCAGGAAATTTTAACCCGTCGTCCCCAGGATACCCGGACCAGGGCTATCCTGGCTGATTATTACTATAAAAAAGGGCTCATACCCAGAGCAATCGAAGAACTGCAGGAGGGGCTGAAAGTTTGCCCCGAGTCTCTGACCCTTCGCTCCACGCTGGCCGAAATGTTGATCCGCGACAACCGTCAGGATGAGGCTCTTCGGGAATATCAACACCTTATAGAACAGATCATGGATAAAAACGAAGTTTTTTCCTGTCAAAAGTGTGGTTATCAATCCTCCCAGATCCAGTGGAAGTGCCCGCAGTGCAAGGAATGGGACAGCTACGTGGCTCACCAGATATAA
- the mutS gene encoding DNA mismatch repair protein MutS has product MIDNLKSNQTTHDETNGPCLPAAEDAALTPMMQQYTRIKREYREAILFFRLGDFYEMFGEDAEVASRILQLTLTSRDRNKENAVPLCGVPYHAAEGYIARLIREGYTVAVCDQVEDPKKAKGIVQREVTRVVTPGTITDSNLLEGKENNFLGSLAVKSSGLGLTFADVSTGELWITEYQGPDWYQKLETELFRKAPRELIVPRSLAEDHLFRKLWAGLPRIRLEYRDDDRYREESARKCLREHFMVHSLDGLGCEGNSLAILSAAAAISYLRSTQKRDLSHLRRPQWYSLSEYMIIDAATQQHLELVSSWQDAKKGGSLMAVLDLTETSMGGRTLKQWILHPLLQVEAINQRLEAVEFLASRQSLRQQLRELLKKVYDLERISGKIALFSASAQDLTALKNSIAFLPRIKALLPKEPASSLLASLAGSCDELQDVYQWITLSLADPPPPPSQDTGLIREGYSAELDELRQLAFEGKNWIARLENQERRKTGISSLKVRYNKVFGYYIEVTKANLGLVPDNYIRKQTIANGERYITAELKDYETRVLTAHEKMVQMEKSLFQELLARLSPQVNRMQETSRSLARLDVLAALAEAACRYHYVRPTVNAGSAIQIVEGRHPVVEHLSKDERFVPNDTSLDDEKNQLLIITGPNMAGKSTYIRQVALITLMAHLGSFVPAKEAVIGLVDRIFTRVGASDNLVKGQSTFMVEMNETANILNNATSRSLIILDEIGRGTSTFDGISIAWAVAEYLHSEKVGAKTLFATHYHELTRLADSLDRVRNYSVAVREWNDEVIFLRRIMAGSADKSYGIHVARLAGLPPQVIERSKEILTSLEKHNVEAAAETSAFQKGQLRKGRQLSLFTAPEEYVAAELRALDLGKLPAQEALRLLKKWQKLIGG; this is encoded by the coding sequence ATGATTGACAACCTGAAATCCAATCAGACCACGCATGATGAGACAAACGGACCATGTCTGCCCGCTGCCGAAGATGCGGCTCTGACTCCCATGATGCAGCAGTACACCCGGATCAAGCGGGAGTACCGTGAGGCGATTCTTTTTTTCCGGCTGGGTGATTTTTATGAAATGTTCGGCGAGGATGCCGAAGTTGCCTCCCGGATACTTCAGCTTACTCTGACCAGCCGCGACCGGAACAAGGAAAATGCCGTGCCTCTGTGCGGAGTGCCCTATCATGCAGCGGAAGGCTATATTGCCCGGCTGATCAGGGAAGGCTACACGGTGGCTGTCTGCGATCAGGTGGAGGACCCGAAAAAGGCCAAAGGGATCGTCCAGCGGGAAGTGACCAGGGTAGTTACCCCCGGCACGATCACCGATTCGAACCTGCTGGAAGGAAAAGAGAATAATTTTCTGGGATCCCTGGCCGTCAAGTCTTCCGGCCTCGGACTGACCTTTGCCGATGTTTCGACCGGCGAGCTCTGGATAACCGAATACCAGGGGCCGGACTGGTATCAGAAGCTTGAAACCGAGCTTTTTCGCAAAGCCCCGCGGGAGCTGATCGTCCCCCGCTCCCTGGCCGAAGATCATCTTTTCCGAAAGCTGTGGGCCGGGCTTCCCCGCATCCGCCTCGAATACCGGGATGATGACCGCTACCGGGAGGAGAGCGCCCGCAAATGCCTGCGGGAGCATTTCATGGTCCACTCCCTGGACGGGCTTGGCTGTGAGGGAAACAGTCTGGCAATTTTATCGGCAGCCGCAGCCATTTCCTATCTGCGCTCAACCCAAAAGCGCGATCTCTCCCACCTGCGCCGGCCCCAATGGTACAGCCTGAGCGAGTATATGATCATCGATGCCGCCACCCAGCAGCATCTTGAGCTGGTCTCTTCCTGGCAGGATGCCAAAAAAGGCGGCTCCCTGATGGCCGTTCTCGACCTGACCGAGACCTCGATGGGAGGACGCACGCTCAAGCAGTGGATTCTCCACCCCCTGCTCCAGGTTGAGGCAATCAACCAGCGGCTTGAGGCTGTGGAGTTTCTGGCCAGCCGACAGAGTCTGCGCCAGCAGCTGCGGGAGCTGCTGAAAAAGGTCTATGACCTTGAGCGGATATCCGGAAAAATTGCCCTCTTTTCCGCTTCGGCCCAGGACCTGACCGCGCTGAAAAATTCGATCGCTTTCCTTCCCCGGATAAAAGCCCTGCTGCCCAAAGAGCCTGCCTCCTCCCTGTTGGCCTCTCTGGCCGGATCGTGCGATGAGCTTCAGGATGTCTATCAGTGGATTACCTTAAGCCTGGCTGATCCCCCGCCCCCACCCTCGCAGGATACCGGCCTTATCAGGGAAGGGTACTCGGCTGAGCTGGATGAGCTTCGCCAGCTTGCCTTCGAGGGCAAAAACTGGATTGCCCGGCTGGAAAACCAGGAGCGCCGGAAGACCGGCATCTCGTCGCTGAAAGTAAGATACAACAAGGTGTTTGGCTACTACATCGAAGTGACCAAAGCCAATCTGGGGCTGGTCCCGGACAACTACATCCGCAAGCAGACCATTGCCAATGGAGAGCGCTACATCACTGCCGAGCTCAAGGATTACGAGACCAGGGTCCTGACCGCCCACGAGAAAATGGTGCAGATGGAAAAATCCCTGTTCCAGGAACTTCTGGCCCGGCTCTCCCCGCAGGTGAACCGGATGCAGGAAACCTCCCGGAGCCTGGCCAGGCTTGACGTTCTGGCTGCTCTGGCTGAAGCTGCCTGCCGGTATCACTATGTCAGGCCGACGGTCAATGCCGGATCAGCCATTCAGATCGTCGAAGGCCGTCATCCGGTCGTGGAGCATCTGTCAAAGGATGAACGCTTTGTGCCCAACGATACCAGCCTCGATGACGAGAAAAACCAGCTCCTGATTATCACCGGCCCGAATATGGCTGGAAAATCAACCTATATCCGGCAGGTGGCCCTGATCACCCTGATGGCCCACCTGGGCAGCTTCGTTCCGGCCAAAGAGGCGGTCATCGGCCTGGTGGACCGGATCTTTACCCGGGTAGGCGCGTCCGACAATCTGGTCAAGGGGCAGAGTACCTTCATGGTCGAAATGAATGAAACCGCCAACATCCTGAACAATGCCACCAGCCGCAGCCTGATTATCCTGGATGAAATCGGCCGGGGGACCAGCACCTTTGACGGAATCAGCATTGCCTGGGCAGTGGCTGAGTACCTGCACAGCGAAAAGGTAGGAGCAAAAACCCTGTTTGCCACCCACTACCATGAGCTGACCCGGCTGGCTGATTCCCTGGACAGGGTCCGGAATTACAGCGTGGCTGTCCGGGAATGGAACGATGAGGTGATTTTCCTGCGGCGGATCATGGCCGGCAGCGCGGATAAAAGCTACGGCATTCACGTAGCCCGGCTGGCCGGGCTTCCTCCGCAGGTAATCGAGCGGTCCAAAGAGATCCTCACGTCCCTGGAAAAGCATAACGTCGAGGCTGCCGCCGAGACATCCGCCTTTCAAAAAGGCCAGCTCCGAAAGGGACGGCAGTTGTCTCTCTTTACCGCTCCGGAAGAATATGTGGCCGCAGAGCTTCGAGCCCTGGACCTTGGGAAACTTCCCGCTCAGGAGGCACTCAGGCTTCTCAAGAAATGGCAGAAGCTTATTGGGGGGTGA
- a CDS encoding potassium channel family protein, producing the protein MNLGADLSSPEIQPSDILQASLEPVIPDEVKYFEEVARQEKRLRNFEKAGNMFMNLASWYESQNECTLRKKWERAGHYHFMAGECLVRCAQDNIASQNKNWHELASMEYARSVECYLKNPEDVYFHREAFNLAIREFKMIPRGQGLLYSQIEEAERISRHLIDMTYKKFIAMLDEMTFSRDSDQLTIEYCHWKAIQTKNKGLKIWYWFWGMTSKYGTSVTRWILWMLFVISLFGGFYYFTDMAINVPLTGFDKVVQCFYFSVVTVTTLGYGDIYPKTSFGMALVIVEVFFGQLMFWVMMTILAKKIFR; encoded by the coding sequence GTGAATTTGGGCGCCGACCTGTCATCACCGGAGATTCAACCGTCCGATATCTTGCAGGCCAGCCTTGAGCCAGTCATTCCTGATGAAGTCAAATATTTCGAAGAGGTCGCCCGACAGGAAAAACGGCTGCGGAATTTTGAAAAAGCCGGTAATATGTTCATGAATCTGGCCAGTTGGTACGAGAGCCAGAACGAGTGTACCCTGCGGAAAAAATGGGAACGGGCCGGACACTACCATTTTATGGCCGGAGAATGCCTGGTCCGCTGTGCTCAGGACAACATTGCCTCCCAAAATAAAAACTGGCACGAATTAGCCAGCATGGAATATGCCCGCTCGGTTGAATGCTACTTGAAAAACCCGGAAGATGTCTACTTTCACCGGGAAGCATTTAACCTGGCGATTCGGGAATTTAAAATGATTCCCCGGGGACAGGGTCTGCTCTACAGCCAGATCGAAGAGGCCGAGCGGATCAGCAGGCACCTGATTGACATGACCTACAAAAAATTCATAGCCATGCTGGACGAAATGACCTTCTCCAGGGACAGCGACCAGTTGACCATTGAATATTGCCATTGGAAAGCCATTCAGACCAAGAACAAGGGGCTGAAGATCTGGTACTGGTTCTGGGGCATGACAAGCAAGTACGGAACCAGCGTGACCAGGTGGATACTCTGGATGCTGTTCGTCATCAGTCTCTTCGGCGGATTTTACTACTTCACCGATATGGCCATCAATGTTCCCCTGACCGGGTTCGATAAAGTAGTCCAGTGCTTCTACTTCAGCGTAGTTACCGTAACTACGCTGGGATATGGCGATATTTATCCTAAGACCAGCTTTGGTATGGCATTAGTCATTGTCGAGGTATTCTTCGGTCAGTTGATGTTCTGGGTGATGATGACCATTCTGGCCAAGAAGATATTCCGGTAA
- a CDS encoding nitroreductase family protein, whose amino-acid sequence MDVIQAVKERRSINFFETGQELPDEKLRELLEISNLAPSSFNLQPWKLIVVRNPERKRILRRCAFNQRKVEDAAAVLIIVADPSGVEENVERVLDSWEELGYMKPDARKGYVDMIQNLYGPENSLKRKFFAIKNASLFAMNLMITAKGLGLDTHPMDGFDEDSIKKEFDIPPDKVIPMIIAVGNLKSGTNLLPRAFRRKIEEFVRLGSY is encoded by the coding sequence ATGGATGTGATTCAGGCTGTCAAGGAAAGACGCTCAATCAACTTTTTTGAAACCGGGCAGGAGCTTCCTGATGAAAAGCTCAGGGAACTGCTTGAGATATCAAACCTTGCACCTTCCTCATTCAACCTTCAGCCGTGGAAACTGATCGTGGTGCGAAACCCCGAAAGGAAGCGCATCCTGCGGCGATGTGCTTTCAATCAGCGAAAGGTTGAGGATGCGGCGGCAGTGCTTATCATTGTGGCTGATCCAAGCGGCGTTGAAGAGAACGTGGAGAGAGTTTTGGATAGCTGGGAAGAGCTGGGATATATGAAACCTGATGCCAGAAAAGGCTATGTCGATATGATCCAGAATCTCTACGGTCCGGAGAATAGTCTCAAGAGGAAATTTTTTGCCATCAAGAACGCCTCCCTGTTTGCCATGAACCTCATGATTACAGCCAAAGGACTCGGTCTTGATACTCACCCGATGGATGGATTTGACGAGGATAGTATAAAAAAAGAATTCGATATTCCCCCTGACAAGGTCATCCCGATGATTATTGCAGTCGGCAATCTGAAGTCAGGGACTAATCTTCTGCCAAGGGCATTCAGGAGGAAGATCGAGGAATTTGTGAGACTTGGCTCTTATTGA